From a single Rhodospirillaceae bacterium genomic region:
- the dusB gene encoding tRNA dihydrouridine synthase DusB: MGIRVGNMTLDAPVLLAPMSGVTDLPFRRLVRSFGAGLVFSEMVASGTMVQRTHKSRLRGDLSREPRPAALQLAGADPAVMAEAARMARDCGAALIDINFGCPAKKVVNKACGSALMREPALAARIVEAVVRAAEPLPVTAKMRLGWDDAHRNAPEFARLCEAAGARMLTVHARTREQRFGGCADWAAVAPVRRAVGVPVIVNGDIRSPEDMAEALALSGADGAMVGRGACGRPWLLRDAMRKLTGRPAVAPPEGSALAALVKGHYGAMLDHYGVPAGVRIARKHLAWYAEAAGLPPDFKAAANRLTVSGAVLELIVRAFAAPAPERAALAA, translated from the coding sequence ATGGGCATTCGGGTCGGCAACATGACGCTGGACGCGCCGGTCCTGCTGGCGCCGATGTCCGGCGTGACCGATCTGCCGTTCCGGCGGCTCGTGCGGTCGTTCGGCGCCGGGCTGGTCTTTTCCGAAATGGTCGCCAGCGGCACGATGGTGCAGCGGACGCACAAGTCGCGGCTCCGGGGCGACCTCAGCCGCGAGCCGCGTCCCGCCGCCCTCCAGCTTGCCGGCGCGGACCCGGCGGTCATGGCCGAGGCGGCCCGGATGGCGCGGGATTGCGGCGCGGCGCTGATCGACATCAATTTCGGCTGTCCGGCGAAAAAGGTCGTGAACAAGGCGTGCGGATCGGCGCTGATGCGCGAGCCGGCGCTCGCCGCGCGCATCGTCGAGGCGGTGGTGCGCGCCGCCGAGCCGCTGCCGGTGACGGCGAAAATGCGCCTGGGATGGGACGATGCACACCGCAACGCGCCGGAGTTCGCGCGGCTGTGCGAAGCGGCCGGCGCCCGGATGCTCACCGTCCACGCCCGGACCCGCGAACAGCGGTTCGGCGGCTGCGCCGACTGGGCGGCGGTCGCGCCGGTCAGGCGCGCCGTCGGCGTGCCCGTCATCGTCAACGGCGATATTCGCTCGCCGGAGGACATGGCGGAGGCCCTGGCGTTGTCGGGAGCGGACGGCGCGATGGTCGGCCGCGGCGCCTGCGGCCGGCCTTGGCTGCTGCGCGATGCGATGCGGAAGCTGACCGGCCGCCCGGCGGTCGCGCCGCCGGAGGGGTCCGCGCTGGCCGCGCTCGTCAAGGGCCATTACGGCGCCATGCTCGACCATTACGGGGTACCGGCGGGAGTCCGGATCGCGCGCAAGCATCTGGCCTGGTACGCCGAGGCCGCCGGCCTCCCGCCGGACTTCAAGGCCGCAGCAAACCGGCTGACCGTATCCGGCGCGGTGCTGGAGCTGATCGTGCGGGCCTTCGCAGCACCCGCGCCGGAACGCGCGGCCCTGGCCGCATGA
- a CDS encoding PAS domain-containing sensor histidine kinase, translating into MDAAVGPVRRRKRWMLRLSAFANRVALSSRLAVGLTIAAIAVSVLTAINLAESPLGADPGINLALIVIDLVIILPLAGLIAFRAVLLWSARRQGEAGSRLHARLVLLFSIVAVTPAIVVAVFSAAMFEFGIQSWFSSRVGTALRESVQMTEKYVDEHIIALRDDVRNLGGDINAQALELMSDPHQLPAFVTRRARERGIVGASVFDERGRVLVSDVGSFSPANERPANIRAAISRIRKDGDIVVVARRGEHNIRALMRLTIFFDSNVYLYISRPIVPTLRAHMLRMKDAVDEYLLLEGQRSGLQIGYFLLYGVVSLLLLLAAIWLGLYFANRMVRPISELIAASERVAKGDLGVRVGSTGRDEIASLSKSFNQMVGEIQRNREELVEANRQVEARREFTAQVLEGVTAGVIGLDADRRINLPNSSASDLLGVDLERRIGEKIADIVPEFGEMMDRVARNPVRRHWSEIVLHRNDRARTLMVRLAAEHLESEIVGYVLTFDDITDLQQAQRTAAWADVARRIAHEIKNPLTPIQLSAERLRRKYLKQIKTDPEVFDTCTDTIIRQVDDIGRLVSEFSSFARMPEPRMRKNDLRRLCRQAIFLERSAHPAIVYEFERAQTPLPVLCDSHQIGQALTNLLQNAANAIEERGDPNGSEDGSGDGPEDGSGDDSGRAGTVTVSIDDNEAGLTVSISDTGPGLPTDMLHRLTEPYVSTRAKGTGLGLAIVRKIMEDHGGELQMKNDYAAEGEIRGATVSMAFPATIRADEAARPVPADA; encoded by the coding sequence ATGGACGCCGCCGTCGGTCCCGTGCGCCGGAGAAAGCGCTGGATGCTGCGCCTCTCGGCGTTCGCCAACCGCGTAGCCCTGTCGAGCCGCCTCGCCGTCGGGCTAACGATCGCCGCGATCGCCGTCAGCGTGCTGACCGCGATCAACCTGGCCGAATCGCCGCTGGGCGCCGACCCGGGCATCAACCTGGCGCTCATCGTCATCGATCTGGTCATCATCCTCCCGCTCGCCGGGCTGATCGCCTTCCGGGCGGTTCTGCTCTGGTCGGCGCGGCGGCAGGGCGAGGCGGGATCCCGGCTGCACGCGCGGCTGGTCCTCCTGTTCAGCATCGTGGCGGTGACGCCGGCGATCGTCGTCGCGGTTTTCTCCGCGGCGATGTTCGAATTCGGCATCCAGTCCTGGTTCAGCAGCCGGGTCGGCACCGCGCTGCGCGAATCGGTGCAAATGACCGAAAAATATGTCGACGAACACATCATCGCGCTGCGCGACGACGTCCGCAATCTGGGCGGCGACATCAACGCCCAGGCGCTGGAGCTGATGAGCGATCCGCATCAGCTGCCCGCCTTCGTCACGCGGCGGGCGCGCGAGCGCGGCATCGTCGGTGCGTCGGTCTTCGACGAGCGCGGCCGCGTCCTGGTCTCCGACGTCGGCAGCTTTTCGCCCGCGAACGAGCGGCCGGCGAACATTCGCGCCGCCATATCGAGAATCCGCAAGGACGGCGACATCGTCGTAGTGGCGCGCCGGGGCGAGCACAATATCCGCGCGCTCATGCGGCTGACGATCTTCTTCGATTCGAACGTCTACCTCTATATCAGCCGCCCGATCGTGCCGACGCTGCGCGCGCACATGCTGCGCATGAAGGATGCCGTCGACGAATATCTGCTGCTGGAGGGGCAGCGCTCCGGATTGCAGATTGGCTATTTCCTGCTCTACGGCGTGGTTTCGCTGCTGCTGTTGCTCGCGGCGATCTGGCTCGGCCTGTATTTCGCCAACCGCATGGTGCGGCCGATTTCCGAACTGATCGCGGCATCCGAGCGCGTGGCCAAGGGAGACCTCGGCGTCCGCGTCGGCAGTACGGGGCGCGATGAAATCGCAAGTTTATCAAAATCTTTCAATCAGATGGTCGGTGAAATTCAACGAAACCGGGAGGAACTTGTCGAGGCGAACCGGCAGGTCGAGGCGCGCCGCGAATTCACCGCGCAGGTGCTGGAAGGCGTCACCGCCGGGGTGATCGGCCTCGACGCCGATCGCCGCATCAACCTGCCGAACAGCTCGGCCTCCGATCTTCTCGGCGTCGATCTGGAGCGGCGGATCGGCGAGAAGATCGCCGATATCGTGCCGGAATTCGGCGAAATGATGGACCGGGTCGCGCGCAACCCGGTCCGCCGCCACTGGAGCGAAATCGTCCTTCACCGCAACGACCGGGCGCGCACCCTGATGGTCCGCCTCGCCGCCGAACATCTGGAGTCCGAGATCGTCGGCTACGTTCTTACCTTCGACGACATCACCGACCTGCAACAGGCCCAGCGCACGGCGGCCTGGGCCGACGTCGCCCGCCGGATCGCCCACGAAATCAAGAATCCGCTGACCCCGATCCAGCTTTCCGCCGAACGCCTCCGGCGCAAATATCTCAAGCAGATCAAGACCGATCCGGAGGTTTTCGACACCTGCACCGACACGATCATCCGGCAGGTGGACGATATCGGCCGGCTGGTCAGCGAATTCTCCAGTTTCGCGCGGATGCCCGAGCCGCGCATGAGGAAAAACGATCTGCGCAGGCTGTGCCGGCAGGCGATATTCCTGGAGCGCTCGGCGCACCCGGCGATCGTCTACGAATTCGAGAGAGCCCAGACGCCGCTGCCGGTCCTATGCGACAGCCACCAGATCGGCCAGGCGCTGACCAACCTGCTTCAGAACGCCGCCAACGCGATCGAGGAACGCGGCGATCCCAACGGTTCGGAAGACGGTTCCGGGGACGGGCCGGAAGACGGTTCGGGAGACGATTCGGGCCGGGCCGGCACGGTGACCGTCTCGATCGACGACAACGAGGCCGGCCTTACGGTTTCGATCTCGGATACCGGCCCCGGCCTGCCGACGGACATGCTTCACCGGCTGACCGAGCCCTATGTCTCGACCCGCGCCAAGGGAACGGGCCTGGGACTCGCCATCGTGCGCAAGATCATGGAGGATCATGGCGGGGAGTTGCAGATGAAGAACGACTATGCGGCGGAAGGGGAAATTCGCGGTGCGACGGTCAGCATGGCGTTTCCGGCCACGATCCGCGCGGACGAGGCCGCCCGGCCCGTTCCGGCGGACGCCTGA
- a CDS encoding ATP-binding protein: protein MDLHAAAVRQVRPETGPRPADVTVDETGDETGSAASQGWAYINALADAILVIDREYAIRFANLAAENLLGASRKAICRRTLAHYFPEDSPVFSLLQQAQAAGSTVADSDAALDSRQRTIPHVAVQASPVGDGAGSIVLSFREQSIVHQIDRQLSHRNAARSVSAMAALLAHEIRNPLSGIKGAAQLLETAAPAEDRPLASLICEEADRLNALVDRFEIFADRPLVRREAVNIHEVLGRVRTSAENGFARGRRIVEDYDPSLPPVPGDRDRLVQVFLNLVKNAAEAAPDRGGEIRLRTAYRSGVRIAAPAGDGFIRLPIVVSVEDNGLGIPAELRNHLFDPFVTTKSSGSGLGLALVAKLVEELGGVVEFDRDNGRTVFRVLLPAQERR, encoded by the coding sequence ATGGACCTGCACGCCGCAGCGGTGCGACAGGTGCGGCCCGAAACCGGGCCCCGGCCCGCGGACGTGACCGTGGACGAAACCGGGGACGAAACCGGGTCGGCGGCTTCTCAGGGCTGGGCCTATATCAACGCGCTGGCCGACGCGATCCTCGTGATCGACCGGGAATACGCGATCCGGTTCGCCAATCTCGCGGCCGAGAACCTGCTCGGCGCCAGCCGCAAGGCGATCTGCCGGCGGACCCTTGCGCATTATTTTCCGGAAGACAGCCCGGTCTTCTCGCTCCTGCAGCAGGCGCAGGCGGCGGGCAGCACCGTAGCCGACAGCGACGCGGCGCTCGATTCGCGGCAACGGACCATTCCCCATGTTGCGGTCCAGGCCAGCCCGGTCGGCGACGGCGCCGGGTCGATCGTGCTGAGCTTCCGGGAACAGTCCATCGTGCACCAGATCGACCGCCAGCTCAGCCACCGCAACGCCGCCCGGTCGGTGTCCGCGATGGCCGCCCTGCTGGCCCACGAAATCCGCAACCCGCTGAGCGGCATCAAGGGCGCGGCGCAGCTGCTCGAAACCGCCGCGCCCGCAGAGGACCGGCCGCTCGCCAGCCTGATCTGCGAGGAGGCCGACCGGCTGAACGCCCTGGTCGACCGGTTCGAGATCTTCGCCGACCGGCCGCTGGTCCGGCGCGAGGCGGTGAACATCCACGAGGTGCTCGGCCGGGTCCGGACCAGCGCCGAAAACGGTTTCGCAAGGGGCCGGCGGATCGTCGAGGATTACGATCCTTCCCTGCCGCCGGTTCCCGGAGACCGCGACCGGCTCGTGCAGGTGTTCCTGAACCTGGTCAAGAACGCGGCCGAGGCGGCGCCGGACCGGGGCGGCGAGATCCGGCTGCGCACTGCCTACCGGTCGGGCGTGCGGATCGCGGCGCCGGCCGGCGACGGCTTTATCCGGTTGCCGATCGTCGTCTCGGTCGAGGATAATGGCCTCGGCATACCCGCCGAGCTGCGCAACCACCTGTTCGATCCGTTCGTCACGACCAAATCATCGGGCAGCGGGCTGGGGCTGGCGCTGGTCGCCAAGCTTGTCGAGGAACTTGGCGGTGTCGTCGAGTTCGACCGGGACAACGGGCGCACCGTGTTCCGGGTGCTCCTGCCGGCGCAGGAAAGGCGCTGA
- a CDS encoding HAD hydrolase-like protein gives MTPLPAPAAILFDWDNTLVDNWAAIAGALNAARSAFGHPEMSEAAVRGWVRQSMRNSFPAMFGEAWTEAREIFYGSFRAKHLEALKPLPGAGELLRRLNGLGLYVGIVSNKHGGYLRKEIGHLAWTALIGRAVGAGDAAEDKPAVAPVDLALSGSGIGRSGAVWFVGDAAIDMECAIRAGCTPVLRATEDEPEAAFRDWPPAAVAKSSEAILRLAVDARRPI, from the coding sequence ATGACGCCGCTGCCGGCGCCGGCTGCCATCCTGTTCGACTGGGACAACACGCTGGTCGACAACTGGGCCGCCATCGCGGGCGCGTTGAACGCGGCGCGCAGCGCGTTCGGCCATCCGGAGATGAGCGAAGCGGCCGTGCGCGGCTGGGTCAGGCAATCCATGCGCAACAGCTTTCCCGCCATGTTCGGCGAGGCCTGGACCGAGGCGCGCGAAATCTTCTACGGCAGCTTCCGCGCGAAGCATCTCGAAGCGCTGAAGCCGCTGCCCGGCGCGGGCGAACTGCTGCGGCGGCTCAACGGGCTCGGCCTTTATGTCGGCATCGTCAGCAACAAGCACGGCGGCTATCTGCGCAAGGAAATCGGCCATCTGGCGTGGACTGCCCTGATCGGGCGGGCGGTCGGCGCGGGCGATGCCGCCGAGGACAAGCCCGCGGTCGCGCCCGTCGACCTGGCGCTCAGCGGATCGGGCATCGGCCGGTCCGGCGCGGTCTGGTTTGTAGGCGACGCTGCGATCGACATGGAATGCGCCATCCGCGCGGGTTGCACGCCGGTCCTGCGGGCGACGGAAGACGAGCCGGAAGCGGCTTTTCGCGACTGGCCGCCGGCGGCCGTGGCGAAATCCTCCGAAGCTATATTGAGGCTTGCCGTCGATGCGCGACGGCCCATATGA
- the trkA gene encoding Trk system potassium transporter TrkA, whose translation MRVIVCGAGQVGLNIARHLATENNEVTVIDRSEALIRRISDALEVRAIVGHAPHPDVLERAGAANCDMIIAVTQTDEVNMVACQVAHSLFDVPTKIARVRAQSYLQPIWASLFSADHMPIDVRISPEVEVARAVRRRMLVPGAFDVIQLGLGRVQAIGTRLGEDCPVLDTPIRQLTALFPDLATVIVAILRGGETIVPTPDDQLLAGDEIYFVADRDHVTRAMAAFGHEEPEAHRVIIVGGGNIGLYLAQEIEAEDEDVTVKLIEKDEERARVAAAALAHTVVVHGDALDNEILEELNLPHTDMLFTVTDNDEVNVLAALLAKRLGCARTVALVNTVHYQPLVTSLGVDVAVSPRAITVSTILQHLRRGRIRAVHSLREGVGEIIEAEAMDTSRIVGKPLSGVKLDKGIMVGAIVRQDTVIVPRGDTVVRAGDRVILYALPDVVRKVEKLFSVSLEFF comes from the coding sequence ATGCGCGTAATCGTGTGCGGGGCAGGGCAGGTCGGTCTCAACATCGCCCGCCACCTGGCGACCGAGAACAACGAAGTCACGGTCATCGACCGGTCCGAGGCGCTGATCCGGCGCATCAGCGACGCCCTGGAAGTGCGGGCGATCGTCGGCCATGCGCCGCATCCCGACGTGCTCGAACGCGCCGGCGCCGCAAATTGCGACATGATCATCGCGGTCACCCAGACCGACGAGGTCAACATGGTGGCCTGCCAGGTCGCCCATTCCCTGTTTGACGTGCCGACCAAGATCGCCCGGGTGCGGGCGCAATCCTACCTGCAACCGATATGGGCGAGCCTGTTCAGCGCCGATCACATGCCGATCGACGTGCGCATCTCGCCAGAGGTCGAGGTCGCGCGGGCGGTCCGGCGGCGCATGCTTGTGCCCGGCGCATTCGACGTGATCCAGCTGGGGCTGGGGCGGGTGCAGGCGATCGGCACCCGGCTCGGCGAGGACTGTCCGGTTCTGGATACGCCGATCCGCCAGCTCACCGCACTGTTTCCCGATCTCGCCACGGTGATCGTCGCCATCCTGCGCGGCGGCGAAACCATCGTGCCGACACCGGACGACCAGCTGCTGGCCGGTGACGAGATCTACTTCGTCGCCGACCGGGACCATGTCACCCGCGCCATGGCGGCGTTCGGCCACGAGGAGCCGGAGGCGCACCGGGTCATCATCGTCGGCGGCGGCAATATCGGGCTTTATCTGGCCCAGGAGATCGAGGCGGAAGACGAGGACGTCACCGTCAAGCTGATCGAAAAGGACGAGGAGCGCGCAAGGGTCGCCGCGGCGGCGCTCGCCCATACCGTCGTGGTGCACGGCGACGCCCTCGACAATGAAATCCTCGAGGAACTCAACCTGCCCCATACCGACATGCTGTTCACGGTGACGGACAATGACGAGGTCAACGTGCTGGCGGCGCTGCTCGCCAAGCGGCTGGGCTGCGCGCGCACCGTGGCGCTGGTCAACACCGTGCACTATCAGCCGCTGGTCACGTCGCTCGGCGTCGATGTCGCGGTCTCGCCCCGGGCGATCACGGTCTCGACCATCCTGCAGCATCTGCGCCGGGGCCGGATCCGCGCGGTTCATTCGCTGCGCGAAGGGGTCGGCGAGATCATCGAGGCCGAGGCGATGGACACGTCGCGCATCGTCGGCAAGCCGCTCAGCGGCGTCAAGCTGGACAAGGGAATCATGGTCGGCGCGATCGTCCGGCAGGACACCGTGATCGTGCCGCGCGGCGATACCGTGGTCCGGGCCGGCGACCGGGTGATCCTCTATGCCCTGCCCGATGTCGTGCGGAAGGTCGAAAAGCTGTTCTCGGTCAGCCTCGAATTCTTCTGA
- a CDS encoding D-amino-acid transaminase produces the protein MSRIAYVNGRFTRHRDAAVHVEDRGYQFADAVYEVIAIQNGRFVDEEPHLDRLERSLGELRMAPPVGRPAFRQILREIVRRNRVRNGIVYMQVSRGVARRDHAFPAHRVSSLVVTARSTVPKSSARAGGVSVVTTEDIRWKRCDIKTVGLLPNVLAKQMAAEAGAYEAWMVTPDGDVTECTSANAWIVTAGREVVTRPPTHAILNGITRRTVRAIAEREGYAVVERVFSLDEAHAAAEAFLTSTTSHVMPVVRIDDRPVGDGRPGPLTSALQAHYDAHAGMAPEGGAEAAKPGSSEA, from the coding sequence ATGTCCCGCATTGCCTATGTCAACGGCCGCTTCACCCGACACCGCGACGCGGCGGTCCATGTCGAGGACAGGGGATACCAGTTCGCCGACGCGGTCTATGAGGTGATCGCGATCCAGAACGGACGGTTCGTGGACGAGGAGCCGCATCTCGACCGGCTCGAACGCTCGCTCGGCGAGCTGCGCATGGCGCCGCCGGTCGGCCGGCCGGCGTTCAGGCAAATTCTGCGCGAGATCGTCCGGCGCAACCGGGTGCGCAACGGCATCGTCTATATGCAGGTGTCGCGCGGCGTCGCCCGGCGCGACCATGCCTTTCCTGCGCACCGCGTCAGTTCCCTCGTCGTCACCGCCCGCTCGACCGTGCCCAAATCGTCGGCCAGGGCCGGCGGCGTTTCGGTTGTGACGACCGAAGACATCCGGTGGAAACGCTGCGATATCAAGACGGTCGGACTGTTACCTAATGTTCTGGCCAAGCAGATGGCGGCGGAAGCCGGCGCCTACGAGGCGTGGATGGTGACGCCGGACGGCGACGTCACCGAATGCACCTCGGCCAACGCCTGGATCGTCACCGCAGGCCGGGAAGTCGTGACCCGGCCGCCGACCCACGCGATCCTCAACGGCATCACGCGCCGCACCGTCCGCGCCATCGCCGAACGCGAGGGATATGCCGTGGTCGAGCGGGTCTTCTCGCTCGACGAAGCGCACGCCGCCGCCGAGGCCTTCCTGACCAGCACGACCTCCCATGTCATGCCGGTCGTACGGATCGACGATAGGCCGGTCGGCGACGGCCGGCCCGGCCCGCTGACAAGCGCCCTGCAGGCGCATTACGACGCCCATGCGGGCATGGCTCCCGAAGGCGGGGCCGAAGCGGCCAAACCGGGTTCGTCCGAAGCATGA
- the ntrC gene encoding nitrogen regulation protein NR(I) — protein MAEATILLADDDRSIRTVLSHALVRAGYDVKATGNAATLWSWIQDGAGDMVITDVILPDQNGLDLVPRIRKLRPSLRVIVMSAQNTLATAVRATERGAFEYLPKPFDINELVGVVKRGLTASAANGPDRRAEPAPDDGLPLIGRSPAMQEIYRTLARLMPTDLSVVVTGESGTGKELIARALHDYGKRKNRPFVAINMAAIPRDLIESELFGHEKGAFTGAESRAPGRFAQAEGGTLFLDEIGDMPIEAQTRLLRVLQQGEYLPVGGRSPMRANVRIVAATHRDLRTLIRQGLFREDLFYRLNVVPIRVPPLRERPEDIPDLVDHFLARAEAEGLPRKTLDEAAVARLARARWPGNVRELENLIRRLAALYSEETITTGIVEAELADRDGAPTADPEDSGEEDGSIGGSVERHLRAYFDAHDGKLPASGLYARVIREVERPLIELALAATNGNQLRTAGMLGLNRNTLRKKISDLGIDVVRNRRMARFRGSAPGGEGA, from the coding sequence ATGGCCGAAGCGACCATCCTGCTGGCCGACGACGACCGGAGCATCCGCACGGTGCTGAGCCACGCCCTCGTCCGGGCGGGCTACGACGTGAAGGCGACCGGCAACGCCGCCACCCTCTGGAGCTGGATTCAGGACGGCGCCGGCGACATGGTGATCACCGACGTGATCCTGCCGGACCAGAACGGCCTCGACCTCGTGCCGCGCATCCGCAAGCTGCGGCCGTCGCTGCGCGTGATCGTCATGAGCGCGCAGAATACCCTGGCGACTGCCGTCCGGGCGACCGAGCGCGGCGCTTTCGAATATTTGCCAAAACCCTTCGATATCAACGAATTGGTCGGCGTCGTTAAACGCGGATTGACGGCGTCTGCAGCGAACGGTCCCGACCGCCGGGCCGAACCGGCGCCTGACGACGGCCTGCCCCTGATCGGCCGCTCGCCGGCCATGCAGGAGATCTACCGCACGCTGGCGCGGCTGATGCCGACGGACCTGTCGGTCGTCGTGACCGGCGAATCCGGGACCGGCAAGGAGCTGATCGCCCGCGCCCTGCACGACTACGGCAAGCGCAAGAACCGGCCGTTCGTCGCCATCAACATGGCGGCCATTCCGCGCGACCTGATCGAGAGCGAACTGTTCGGCCACGAGAAGGGGGCGTTCACCGGCGCCGAGTCCCGCGCGCCGGGGCGGTTCGCCCAGGCCGAGGGCGGCACGCTGTTCCTCGACGAGATCGGCGACATGCCGATCGAGGCGCAGACCCGGCTGCTGCGCGTGCTCCAGCAGGGCGAATATCTTCCGGTCGGCGGTCGCTCGCCGATGCGCGCGAACGTCCGGATCGTCGCTGCGACCCACCGCGATCTGCGCACCCTGATCCGGCAGGGCCTGTTCCGCGAGGACCTTTTCTACCGGCTGAACGTCGTGCCGATCCGCGTGCCGCCCCTGCGCGAGCGGCCCGAGGACATTCCCGACCTTGTCGACCATTTCCTGGCGCGCGCCGAAGCCGAGGGCCTGCCGCGCAAGACCCTCGACGAAGCGGCTGTGGCGCGTCTGGCGCGCGCGCGCTGGCCCGGCAACGTGCGCGAACTGGAAAACCTGATCCGCCGCCTGGCCGCGCTCTATTCGGAGGAAACGATCACGACCGGAATCGTGGAGGCCGAACTGGCCGACCGGGACGGGGCGCCGACCGCCGATCCGGAGGACTCCGGCGAGGAGGACGGGAGCATCGGCGGTTCGGTGGAGCGCCATCTACGCGCCTATTTCGACGCCCATGACGGCAAGTTGCCGGCGTCCGGCCTCTACGCGCGGGTGATCCGGGAAGTCGAGCGCCCGCTGATCGAACTGGCGCTGGCGGCGACGAACGGCAACCAGCTGCGCACGGCCGGCATGCTCGGCCTCAACCGGAATACCCTGCGCAAGAAGATATCGGATCTCGGGATCGACGTCGTGCGCAACCGGCGGATGGCGCGTTTCCGCGGTTCCGCGCCGGGCGGGGAGGGCGCGTGA
- a CDS encoding sigma-54 dependent transcriptional regulator, with protein sequence MAADILIVDDEADIRKLIAGILTDEGYETRLAADADAALDAIRARRPSLILLDIWLEGSKMDGNEILAVVKKDHPDLPVIMISGHGTVEMAVNAIKMGAYDFIEKPFKSDRLLVQIERAVETERLKRENEALLERAGGAFELVGASPAIAHIDQVISRVARTSSRVLVTGAAGVGKEVVARLIHQRSTRSSGPFVIVNCATMRPDRLEQELFGEEAGGHTKTGILERCHGGTLLLDEVADMPWETQGEFVRILQDQGFQRIGGHSIVEVNIRVIASTSRPLEPEIAARRFREDLYYRLRVVPIDIPPLRDRRQDIPDLARHFMAKAAARDGLPARGFSDEALAALQAYNWPGNVRELGNVIHRMLIMAPAGPGEKLTAKMVPPVILGDETMLPRLEKGGEIMALPLREAREMFEREYLTAQVSRFGGNVSRTAEFVGMERSALHRKLKLLGLAGGERSAGDGSDTVH encoded by the coding sequence ATGGCCGCCGACATCCTGATCGTCGACGACGAAGCCGATATCCGCAAGCTGATAGCGGGCATCCTGACCGACGAGGGATACGAAACCCGGCTCGCCGCGGACGCCGACGCCGCGCTCGACGCGATTCGCGCGCGGCGGCCGTCGCTCATCCTGCTGGATATCTGGCTGGAAGGCAGCAAGATGGACGGCAATGAGATTCTCGCCGTGGTCAAGAAGGATCACCCCGACCTGCCGGTCATCATGATCAGCGGCCACGGCACGGTCGAGATGGCGGTGAACGCCATCAAGATGGGCGCCTACGACTTTATCGAGAAGCCGTTCAAGAGCGACAGGCTGCTCGTGCAGATCGAGCGCGCGGTCGAGACCGAGCGCCTCAAGCGGGAGAACGAAGCGCTGCTCGAACGCGCGGGCGGGGCCTTCGAACTGGTCGGCGCTTCCCCGGCCATCGCGCATATCGACCAGGTGATCTCGCGGGTCGCCCGGACCAGCAGCCGCGTCCTGGTGACCGGCGCCGCCGGCGTCGGCAAGGAAGTGGTCGCCCGGCTGATTCATCAGCGCAGCACACGCAGCAGCGGCCCCTTCGTGATCGTCAACTGCGCGACCATGCGTCCCGACCGCCTCGAACAGGAACTGTTCGGGGAAGAGGCCGGGGGCCACACGAAGACCGGCATTCTGGAACGCTGCCACGGCGGCACGCTGCTGCTGGACGAAGTCGCCGACATGCCGTGGGAAACCCAGGGCGAATTTGTCAGGATCCTGCAGGATCAGGGGTTTCAGCGGATCGGCGGCCATTCGATCGTCGAGGTCAACATTCGCGTCATCGCCTCGACCAGCCGGCCTCTCGAGCCCGAAATCGCCGCCCGCCGGTTCCGGGAGGATCTCTACTACCGGCTCCGGGTCGTCCCCATCGACATCCCGCCCCTGCGCGACCGGCGTCAGGACATCCCCGATCTCGCGCGCCATTTCATGGCGAAGGCTGCGGCCCGCGATGGCCTCCCTGCGCGCGGCTTCTCGGACGAGGCGCTCGCCGCCCTGCAGGCCTACAACTGGCCCGGAAATGTCCGGGAACTGGGAAATGTGATCCACCGCATGCTGATCATGGCGCCGGCCGGCCCGGGGGAGAAACTGACCGCCAAGATGGTGCCGCCGGTCATCCTGGGCGACGAGACCATGCTGCCGCGTCTCGAAAAGGGCGGCGAGATCATGGCGCTGCCGCTCCGGGAGGCCCGCGAGATGTTCGAGCGCGAGTATCTGACGGCGCAGGTCAGCCGCTTCGGCGGCAATGTCTCCAGGACGGCGGAATTCGTCGGCATGGAACGCTCCGCGCTGCACCGCAAGCTGAAGCTGCTCGGCCTCGCCGGCGGCGAACGCAGCGCGGGCGACGGATCAGACACCGTCCATTGA